Proteins found in one Vallitalea guaymasensis genomic segment:
- the malQ gene encoding 4-alpha-glucanotransferase has product MKDINTIINNKRLSGILLHPTSLPSKYGIGDLGSGAYDFIDFLVKSNQKLWQVLPLGHTGFGDSPYQSFSSFAGQPLIISPEILIEAGLIDPEDTKPIHAHQSHNIDYGSVINYKFSILKKAYDNFLKTNDNSLYNDWLTFCNDEKYWLDDYSLFMACKDYFDGRMWPCWDSEIAHPSKGSILVWINKLSYDIDFYKFIQFIFYEQWNKVKKYANEHGILIIGDIPIFTSFDSSDVWADKELFLLDSKGYPTHVAGVPPDYFSPTGQLWGNPLYHWDNHRKTSYRWWISRLAHTLKLVDIVRIDHFRGFESYWSIPYGNETAIKGTWKKGPNKELFNAFINALGTELPIIAEDLGIITDEVKKLRDDFNLPGMKILQFAFEDLEDNDFLPHNYGSNSICYSGTHDNDTTVGWYNKADRMKQDKVRRYMNTDGRNISWDFIRACYGSVSKMAIVPLQDILSLDSHARMNIPGSSMGNWQWRYTSDMLTDDIADRLREITKLYGRD; this is encoded by the coding sequence TTGAAGGATATTAATACTATTATTAACAACAAAAGATTGTCTGGCATATTACTACACCCCACATCTCTTCCAAGTAAATATGGTATAGGTGATTTAGGCAGTGGTGCATATGACTTTATTGATTTTCTAGTTAAAAGCAATCAAAAGCTTTGGCAGGTACTGCCATTAGGTCATACAGGTTTTGGAGATTCTCCATATCAATCCTTTTCGTCTTTTGCGGGACAGCCGTTAATTATAAGCCCAGAAATATTAATTGAAGCAGGTTTGATTGATCCTGAAGACACTAAGCCTATTCATGCTCACCAATCCCATAACATAGATTACGGCTCAGTAATTAATTACAAATTCTCTATCTTGAAAAAAGCTTATGACAACTTTCTAAAAACCAATGATAATTCTTTATATAATGATTGGTTAACCTTTTGTAATGATGAAAAATATTGGCTTGATGATTACTCCTTGTTTATGGCTTGCAAAGATTATTTTGATGGTAGAATGTGGCCCTGTTGGGATAGTGAAATAGCTCATCCTTCAAAAGGCAGTATACTGGTGTGGATTAATAAGTTATCCTATGATATAGATTTCTATAAATTCATTCAATTCATTTTTTATGAACAGTGGAACAAAGTTAAGAAGTATGCTAATGAACATGGCATACTCATTATCGGAGATATACCTATATTTACTTCTTTTGACAGTAGTGATGTATGGGCTGACAAAGAGTTGTTTTTATTGGATTCTAAGGGATATCCAACCCATGTAGCTGGTGTTCCTCCTGATTATTTTAGTCCTACAGGACAATTATGGGGAAATCCATTGTACCATTGGGATAATCATAGAAAAACATCCTATAGATGGTGGATAAGCAGATTGGCTCATACCCTAAAATTGGTTGATATCGTGAGGATTGATCATTTCAGGGGTTTTGAGAGTTATTGGTCCATTCCTTATGGTAATGAAACTGCAATCAAGGGTACTTGGAAAAAAGGACCTAACAAAGAACTATTCAACGCTTTTATCAATGCACTGGGAACCGAATTACCTATTATTGCAGAAGATCTTGGAATAATAACAGATGAAGTAAAAAAATTAAGAGATGATTTTAATCTTCCGGGTATGAAAATATTACAGTTTGCTTTTGAAGATTTGGAAGACAATGATTTTCTACCTCATAATTATGGTTCTAACAGCATCTGCTACAGTGGTACACACGACAATGATACAACTGTTGGATGGTATAATAAAGCTGATAGGATGAAACAAGATAAAGTCAGGCGATATATGAACACTGATGGAAGGAACATTTCTTGGGACTTCATTAGAGCTTGTTATGGTTCAGTCTCCAAGATGGCAATAGTCCCACTTCAGGATATTCTATCTCTGGATAGCCATGCAAGGATGAATATTCCAGGTTCATCCATGGGCAACTGGCAATGGAGATACACCAGTGACATGTTGACTGATGATATCGCTGACAGGTTAAGAGAGATTACGAAATTATATGGAAGAGATTAA
- a CDS encoding lysophospholipid acyltransferase family protein translates to MRAVIIVIFMAIYLILALPVLIIGFIAGLFSKDAQYKIGKFIVTHICRGIMFLTGSRVNITGLENIPNETVLFVGNHRSIFDVVLLIKVINRPFGFIGKKELTKVPYLNLLLKLMGGLFLDRTNFREGLKIILAGIEMLKSGLSMLIFPEGTRNKESEEPLPFKQGSLKLAEKANVPIIPFGIKGTDNIFENNNGVVVKPSKVTLNFGKPILLSELPQEDMKKSAVYVRSEILQLLSK, encoded by the coding sequence ATGCGTGCAGTAATTATAGTAATTTTTATGGCTATTTATTTGATTCTTGCTTTACCTGTACTTATCATAGGTTTTATAGCAGGCTTGTTTTCCAAAGATGCTCAATATAAGATTGGAAAATTCATTGTGACACATATATGTAGAGGTATCATGTTTTTAACAGGAAGTAGAGTTAATATAACTGGATTAGAAAATATCCCAAATGAAACTGTACTATTCGTGGGCAATCATAGAAGCATATTTGATGTTGTTCTATTGATTAAAGTCATTAATCGTCCTTTTGGTTTTATTGGAAAAAAAGAATTGACAAAAGTTCCTTACTTGAATCTATTACTAAAATTGATGGGTGGATTATTCCTTGACAGAACTAATTTCAGGGAAGGTCTGAAAATAATCCTAGCTGGTATAGAAATGTTGAAATCAGGTCTATCAATGCTAATTTTCCCTGAAGGCACTAGAAACAAAGAATCTGAAGAGCCTTTACCTTTCAAACAAGGTAGCTTGAAGTTAGCAGAAAAAGCTAATGTACCTATTATACCATTTGGCATAAAAGGAACAGATAATATCTTTGAAAACAATAATGGTGTTGTTGTAAAACCAAGCAAAGTAACGCTTAATTTTGGTAAACCTATTCTTTTAAGTGAATTGCCACAAGAGGATATGAAAAAAAGTGCTGTTTATGTTCGTTCTGAAATCCTCCAATTACTTTCTAAGTAG
- a CDS encoding CTP synthase codes for MQTKYIFVTGGVVSGLGKGITAASLGRLLKARGKKVTIQKFDPYINIDPGTMSPYQHGEVFVTEDGAETDLDLGHYERFINENLSKYSNITTGKIYWSVLNKERKGEYLGATVQVIPHITNAIKERVYRVGKSAQSDIVITEIGGTVGDIESLPFMEAIRQVSAEVGPENVLYIHVTLIPYLAKAGEMKTKPTQHSVKELRSIGILPDILVCRTEHELSEEMKDKMALFCNVKKECVIQNLDADTLYEVPLMLEKEGLAKIVCDKLKLDCAEPDLTEWKEMIDREKSMTNLVKIALVGKYVELHDAYISIVESLKHAGIYHKTKLEVLWVNSEEVTSENVDDYLKDADGILVPGGFGDRGIDGKIFAVRYARENKIPFFGICLGMQCAVIEFARNILGYDGAHSSELDPDTKYPVIDLMPEQKDIDELGGTMRLGAYPCKVQKDSMAYQAYDSELIYERHRHRYEFNNEYRDTLVKAGLNIVGVSPDDRLVEMIEINDHPWFVGVQFHPEFKSRPNKVHPLFRDFVGASIKAKTN; via the coding sequence ATGCAAACGAAATACATTTTTGTTACGGGAGGTGTTGTTTCCGGACTAGGAAAGGGCATAACAGCTGCTTCATTAGGAAGACTTTTAAAGGCTAGAGGTAAGAAAGTTACAATACAAAAATTCGACCCTTACATTAATATTGACCCTGGCACAATGAGTCCGTATCAACATGGAGAGGTATTTGTTACCGAAGACGGAGCAGAGACAGACTTAGACCTTGGACATTACGAAAGATTTATAAATGAGAATCTCAGCAAGTATAGTAATATTACTACTGGAAAAATCTACTGGTCTGTACTTAACAAAGAAAGAAAAGGGGAATATCTAGGCGCAACAGTTCAAGTTATTCCACACATAACTAATGCTATAAAAGAAAGAGTTTACAGAGTAGGAAAAAGCGCACAATCAGACATTGTTATAACAGAGATTGGTGGAACAGTTGGAGATATTGAAAGTCTGCCATTTATGGAAGCCATAAGACAAGTATCCGCTGAAGTAGGACCAGAAAATGTATTATATATACATGTAACCCTTATTCCTTATCTTGCCAAAGCTGGTGAAATGAAGACTAAGCCTACACAGCACTCTGTAAAAGAATTACGTTCAATTGGTATTTTACCAGATATACTAGTATGTAGAACAGAGCATGAATTATCAGAAGAAATGAAAGACAAGATGGCTCTTTTCTGTAACGTTAAAAAAGAATGTGTTATTCAAAACCTTGATGCAGATACTTTATATGAAGTTCCATTGATGTTAGAAAAAGAAGGACTAGCTAAGATTGTATGTGATAAATTGAAGCTTGATTGTGCTGAGCCTGATTTAACTGAATGGAAAGAAATGATAGATAGAGAAAAATCCATGACTAATCTTGTTAAGATTGCATTAGTTGGTAAATATGTTGAATTGCATGATGCGTATATTTCTATTGTAGAATCCTTGAAACACGCTGGAATATACCATAAAACCAAGTTAGAAGTTCTATGGGTAAATTCTGAGGAAGTTACTAGTGAAAATGTAGATGATTACTTAAAAGACGCTGATGGAATATTAGTTCCTGGTGGATTCGGAGATAGAGGTATAGACGGTAAAATCTTTGCAGTTAGATATGCTAGAGAAAACAAGATCCCATTCTTTGGTATATGTCTAGGAATGCAGTGTGCAGTTATTGAATTTGCAAGAAATATCTTAGGATATGATGGTGCTCATAGTTCTGAACTTGACCCTGATACAAAATATCCAGTTATTGATTTGATGCCAGAACAGAAGGATATTGATGAATTAGGTGGTACTATGAGACTTGGAGCTTATCCATGTAAGGTTCAAAAGGATTCAATGGCATACCAAGCTTATGATTCTGAATTGATCTACGAAAGACATAGACATAGATATGAGTTCAACAATGAATATAGAGATACACTTGTGAAAGCAGGACTTAACATTGTAGGAGTATCTCCAGATGATAGACTTGTTGAGATGATAGAGATAAATGACCATCCATGGTTCGTTGGTGTTCAATTTCACCCAGAATTCAAATCAAGACCTAACAAAGTGCATCCATTATTCAGAGACTTTGTAGGAGCAAGTATAAAAGCCAAGACAAATTAA
- a CDS encoding S41 family peptidase: MKKIINRIVLTAVVLSMLIVPINVKAVDSVAVERKGEEFKVLFSLIRDNYVGEEVTDEQLFKAAIDGMFDELDPYSTFYTKKEANTLIEAISGEFVGIGVEIVQDGDWVKVSRPIPKSPAIKAGVRAEDIIIAINGESAENYTPTDAANKMKGKEGTMVSVTFKRGNKEYTVDIKRALVKISAVETEEINDLFPKLDKEVAKKINYIRINSINKNVAEDIEPYLEDAKKEGVKYLILDLRDNLGGYVDSGVALCNMLIPKGPVLHFVNKEGRKITYRSNLRKAPFELVVLTNENTASASEFIAAAVKESGVGVTVGETTYGKGVAQYIYDISDKYSIKLTMEEFLSRDGHKINGIGVAPDYEVIVPNLIVSPERLFLDDEMEEVKNVELILEYLGYAINEPDNLYDEKTEKAITQFQKNMGLRAYGVSDHPTLKALNTKLIESINKKDIQLEKAMEVILSKINEN, from the coding sequence ATGAAAAAAATAATTAACAGGATTGTTCTTACAGCAGTTGTATTATCCATGTTGATAGTACCTATCAACGTGAAAGCAGTAGATTCAGTAGCTGTTGAGCGTAAAGGGGAAGAATTCAAAGTATTGTTTAGCCTAATAAGGGATAATTATGTAGGTGAGGAAGTAACAGATGAACAGTTATTCAAGGCAGCTATAGATGGTATGTTTGATGAATTAGACCCTTACTCAACATTCTATACCAAGAAAGAAGCAAACACCTTGATTGAGGCAATATCAGGTGAATTTGTAGGTATTGGTGTTGAGATAGTACAAGATGGAGATTGGGTAAAGGTATCCCGTCCTATACCAAAATCACCAGCTATAAAAGCGGGAGTTAGAGCGGAAGATATTATAATTGCAATCAATGGAGAAAGTGCAGAGAATTATACACCTACAGATGCGGCTAATAAGATGAAAGGTAAAGAGGGAACTATGGTCTCTGTTACCTTCAAAAGAGGGAACAAGGAATATACAGTTGATATAAAAAGAGCCTTAGTAAAAATATCAGCTGTTGAGACTGAAGAAATTAATGATTTATTCCCTAAGTTGGATAAAGAAGTAGCCAAGAAGATAAATTATATAAGAATAAATTCTATCAATAAAAATGTAGCTGAAGATATAGAACCCTACCTAGAGGATGCTAAGAAAGAAGGAGTCAAATATTTGATTCTTGATCTTAGAGATAACCTAGGAGGATATGTTGATTCAGGAGTGGCTCTATGTAATATGTTAATACCTAAGGGACCAGTTCTTCATTTTGTCAATAAAGAGGGAAGAAAAATAACTTATAGAAGTAATCTAAGAAAAGCTCCTTTTGAACTGGTAGTACTTACTAATGAGAATACAGCTTCAGCTTCTGAATTCATTGCAGCAGCTGTAAAAGAATCAGGTGTAGGTGTTACAGTTGGAGAAACAACCTATGGAAAAGGTGTAGCACAGTATATTTATGATATATCAGATAAATATTCTATAAAATTAACTATGGAGGAATTTTTATCAAGAGATGGGCACAAAATAAATGGTATAGGTGTTGCTCCAGATTATGAAGTGATAGTACCTAATCTAATTGTCAGTCCAGAAAGACTATTTTTGGATGACGAAATGGAAGAAGTCAAAAATGTTGAATTAATTTTAGAATATTTGGGTTATGCTATTAATGAACCAGATAATCTGTACGATGAAAAGACTGAGAAGGCTATAACACAGTTTCAGAAAAATATGGGATTAAGAGCATATGGAGTTTCAGACCATCCAACTCTAAAAGCACTCAATACAAAATTAATTGAAAGTATTAACAAAAAAGATATACAATTAGAGAAGGCTATGGAAGTAATTTTAAGTAAAATAAACGAAAATTAA
- a CDS encoding S-layer homology domain-containing protein gives MKRISMKILFLIFAFSITSICVYADMGDMGYFGGISEGTNLPKTIEKYVPVKPLKTRVMRYKEMVYISGEPIEFEGTIKVTKNDDVIDTKESGSYNEKYVISAKNLEKNSTLDRTINFTTSFYYVDGDFKKQIVRDSAVSSWTEKIVIDDVTYTLDDTFSIYSLTGVEDITPGVSYYDTSVSYEARFLSSNNETITIKTEGSVYGYDQPWSKVESGKLTMDIIGPKDRMQVTLNPSLEAKKTMYYDKTSPFPISFDGTYNQRLEREASLKYNITTNHPELTRSQMENSIMISTAKQIEKLPIPAGLDFLDSNPANEHMKKLYSMEIMTEIPHKSMELEAITRGEFIKAICLAMNMDTSKYQVTSKNKNSMKVIFGDVLPDNPLYPYIMTAYNAKLIKGVGDVFKVSQPITRQEALCILIRVIGLEKIGKLENSVTPFKDDNMISPWARKAILAGYKLGIIEEKEGNLEPRKWLSKIDASTIIDNLINYLREDISGYYRLIQ, from the coding sequence ATGAAAAGAATAAGCATGAAAATATTATTTTTGATATTCGCTTTTAGTATCACAAGCATATGTGTCTATGCAGATATGGGTGATATGGGTTATTTTGGGGGTATATCAGAAGGAACTAACCTGCCTAAGACCATTGAGAAGTATGTTCCTGTAAAACCTCTAAAAACAAGAGTTATGCGTTATAAGGAAATGGTCTATATTTCTGGTGAACCAATTGAATTTGAAGGTACTATAAAAGTTACTAAGAATGATGATGTAATTGATACAAAAGAATCAGGCAGTTATAACGAAAAATATGTAATAAGCGCTAAGAACTTGGAGAAAAACAGTACACTTGATAGGACTATCAATTTTACAACTTCATTTTATTATGTTGATGGAGATTTTAAAAAACAGATTGTCAGAGATTCAGCAGTGAGTAGCTGGACAGAAAAAATTGTTATTGATGATGTAACTTATACTTTAGATGATACATTTTCCATATATTCATTAACTGGTGTAGAAGATATTACACCAGGGGTCAGCTATTATGATACATCTGTATCTTATGAAGCTAGATTCCTATCAAGTAATAATGAGACAATCACTATAAAAACAGAAGGTTCAGTTTACGGATATGACCAACCTTGGTCAAAAGTTGAGTCAGGAAAACTTACTATGGATATAATAGGACCGAAGGATAGAATGCAAGTAACACTTAATCCATCATTAGAAGCTAAGAAAACTATGTACTATGACAAAACTTCTCCTTTTCCAATCAGCTTTGATGGAACTTATAATCAAAGACTTGAAAGAGAAGCATCATTAAAATACAATATAACAACTAATCACCCAGAATTGACTAGAAGTCAAATGGAAAACAGTATAATGATTAGTACAGCAAAACAAATAGAAAAACTTCCTATTCCAGCAGGACTTGATTTCTTGGATAGCAACCCAGCAAATGAACATATGAAGAAATTGTACAGTATGGAAATAATGACTGAGATTCCTCATAAATCTATGGAATTAGAAGCAATAACAAGAGGTGAATTCATAAAAGCTATTTGTCTTGCTATGAATATGGATACAAGTAAATATCAAGTAACCAGTAAAAACAAGAATAGCATGAAAGTGATATTTGGTGATGTGTTACCAGATAACCCACTATATCCATACATTATGACAGCTTATAATGCTAAACTTATAAAAGGTGTAGGAGATGTTTTCAAAGTATCACAACCTATTACACGACAAGAAGCATTATGTATACTGATTCGTGTTATTGGTCTTGAGAAGATAGGTAAATTAGAGAATTCTGTGACTCCATTCAAGGATGATAACATGATATCACCTTGGGCAAGAAAAGCAATATTAGCTGGTTACAAGTTAGGGATCATAGAAGAAAAAGAGGGTAATCTGGAACCTAGGAAGTGGTTATCCAAGATAGATGCAAGTACAATAATTGATAATCTCATTAATTACCTAAGAGAAGATATCTCAGGTTATTATAGATTGATTCAGTAA